Within the Marinobacter qingdaonensis genome, the region GCTGAACCCGGACACCACCCGGAGCACAGCCCAGAACAGCTCCGACACCGCCATGGGATAGAGCAGGGCCGCCACCGCGGAGGTCGCGGCGAACACCGCGAAGGCCCGGATGTGACCGACCCGGCCAATGATCTTGTGCACATACAGGGTGCCCAGCACAAAACCGATGGAGTAACACACCAGAATCCAGCCAATGATGTCCGGCGACACCGCCTCGATACTCAAACGGATGCCCAGCAGGGTCATCAGGAAGGCATTGCCACTGACCAGCAGCACGATGCTCATGATCAAGGCGGACAGGGAGGCAACCATTCGGGTCATTACTGCGGACTCCGGACTGAAAGTATTGAGCGCACGGGCGAGGGAAAAGGTAGCACCGAATTCCGGATTTTTCCGGCGCCGTATTAGAGCAGCGCGGGGCCCGGGCCACCACTAGGCACTTACCGCAAAAACTACCTGAACACGAACGAACTCCCGGCTGAGGGGCGGTTACAGCTTGGTTTGACAGGGTTTTACATTAATCGGCCGTAACAGACCCCGGGCACCTGAGCAGGTAACATGAGTTGCAGCTATTCACTGGACCCGTGAGCGCCTGGTTATGAAAAAAACGGACTGGCCCATCCGCTGGGATTTGCTACTTCGCTACCGACTGATCGAGACCATCGCCTTGTGGGAGGGTCGCCTGACCACCAACCACATCTGCCACAGTTTCGGTATCGGTCGCCAGCAGGCATCCAAGGACATCAATACCTACCTGCGCGAACTGGCCCCGGGCAATCTGGTCTACGACCGGCACCTGAAAGGCTATGTGCCGGCCGCCAAGTTCCAACCGGTGGTCACCCGCGGCCAGATCGGTGAGTACCTCGACCTGCTGGCGCGGCAACAGAGCCTGAGCAGCACCTTCGAATCGCTCAACATCAGCCTGCCGGAAAGCACGGTGGTGCAGGGGCCAAACCGGATCATCTCGCCGGACACCATGCGCGCGGTGGTGCTGGCCACCCGCCACGGCCGCCAGCTGCGTGCCAGTTACGTGTCCCTGAGCCGTCCGGAAGCGGTGGAAAGCATTCTCGAACCGCACACCCTGGTCTGCACCGGTACCAGCTGGCACCTGCGGGCCTGGTGTGAATCCAACCGCGAGTTCCGGGACTTCGCCCTGAGCCGCTTCCATCGTCCGCCCGAGGCCCTGCGTCAGCGGGCCAAGCACGGCCGCCAGCAGGACCAGGACTGGAACCGGGAAGTCACGATGGTCGTTACCCCGGACCAGCGCCTGACCGAGGCCCAGCAGCAGATCATCGCCCGGGACTACGGCATGGAGCAGGGCCGACTCGAGATCAAGACCCGTGCCGCCCTGGCTCCGTACATGCTGTCACGTCTGGGCATCACCCTGGACAACCAGCACCCGGACCCGCTGGTGCAGCAGCTGGAGCTGGCGAATCCGGATCAACTGGGTTTTGGCAGCAAGCGCGAACGGGCCCTGAAAGCGGTTGCCGGTCTCTGCTAGACTGCGGGCGTGACCACAACCGCCCGACTCATCCTTGCCAGCAGCCTGCTGGCCCTGCTGTACACCCCCCTGTCCAGGGCCGACGCCTGTGGTCAGCCCGCCACCCCGATTGCTGAGATTCAGGGCACCGGCGACCGCTCGCCGCTGGCCGGTCGCACCGTCACCGTGGAGGGCGTGCTTACCCTCGACCTGCGGCACCCCGGCGGCTTCCAGGGTTTCTACCTGCAGCAGGCGGACCACCAGGTCGACGCCGACCCCCGCACCTCCGAGGCCGTCTTCGTCTATACCCGCCGACCCCAGGGCACAGCCGGGGAGCGCCTGCGCCTGACCGGCACGGTCAAGGAATACCATGGCCTGACCGAACTGGTGGGGATTCAGGCCCTGGCCGTGTGCGGCCGCGAGGCGCTGCCCGAGCCGCTCCCGATAACCCTGCCCTGGCAGACACCGCCGGAGGCCCTGGAGAACATGCGGGTTCGCGCCCAAGGCCCGCTGACCGTGATCGACAACTTCCGGCTGGCCCAGTACGGCGAACTGACCCTGGCCGGCGCCGATCAAATCACTGCCACCGAGCTGCATGCCCCTGGCCCGGCCGCCCTCGACCTGGCCCGGCGCCAACGCGAGCAGCGCCTGCTGCTGGACGATGGCCGGCGCGAACGCGACCCCCGGCCTGTGCCCTGGCCGCCGGCCGGCCTCACCGCCGACACCAGCCTGCGTGCCGGCGACCGGGTGCGGGACCTGACCGGGGTGCTGGATTTCCGGTTCGACGCCTGGCGCATGCAGCCGGAAGCCAGTCCAACCTTCGAGTCCGGCAATCCCCGCCCGCCGCCGCCACAACGACCGGACACGCCGCACGTTCGGGTCATGGCCTTCAACCTGGGCAACTACTTCAACGGCGATGGCCGCGGTCAGGGCTTTCCGACCCCACGGGGCGCCGACTCCCTGAGCCAGTTCCAGCGCCAGCACCAGCGCCTGCTGGCGGCGCTCCAGGCGCCGGACCCGGACATCCTGAGTCTGGCCGAGGTCGAAAACGACGGTTACGGCCCGGACAGCGCCATCGCCCAACTGGCCCGGGCCCTGGGGCCGGAATGGCGGGTGGTGGCAACGCCCGGCCAGGACGGCGACGACCAGATTCGCACCGCCATGCTCTACCGCGCCGACCGGGTCCGGGCCGAGGGGCCACCGCAGCGACTGACCACGGGCCCGTTCCGGCATCGCGGCCGGCCACCCCTGAGCCAGGTGTTCCGGGCCAGGTCCGGCGACGCCGGCGTGCGGGTCCTGTCGGTCCATCTCAAGTCCAAGTCCTGCCGCGGCGCCACCGGCGCCGAACGGGCACCGGGCAACGGCGAGGGCTGCTACGCCAACCAGCGCCGGCACTCGGCGCAGGCGCTGGTGGACTGGCTGGCCCGAGTGCCGGAGCCGGCGAACCTGGCCGGCACCCTGGTCACCGGCGACCTGAACGCCTACGCCCGGGAAACCCCGATCGAGCTGTTCCGCGCCGCCGGCTACGCCAGCATGACCCACCAGTTCCAGCCCTGTAGCGCCCACCACTGTCCCGGCACCACCTACCGCTACAACGGCGCCACCGGCACCCTGGATTACGCCCTGGCGTCGGCGTCGCTGCAGCCGCGGGTGCTGGCCGCCCGACCCTGGAAGCTCAACGCCGACGAACCCCGGGCGCTGGGCTATCAGGGCCGCTTGGCCGGGGACGCGGCGCTGCCCTGGCGCTCGTCCGATCACGATCCGGTGATCACCGACCTCCGGCTCTGATCCGGGCGCCGGCCGTGGCTCAAATTTGCCCCAACCTTTGCCCCAAAGCCGGCGCCGGGCGGCTTCGAGGCCAAGGCGCCCCGGGGCCATGGCGGTAGACTGAGGAGCATTCGTCCACCCGACCGGTCATCCGCCCATGAGAATTCCAGCCCCCAATTTCTGGCCCGCCGCCCGCAGCAGCCAGCGCCTGTTGCTGCGGGCCCGGCGCCGCGAAACCAACCTGGATGGCCACCGCCTGGTCTACCTGGAACGCGGCCGGCCCGGACCGGACCGGCCGACACTGGTCCTACTGCACGGCTTCGCCGCCATGAAGGAAAACTGGGCGTTCTGGTTGCCGCTGCTGCCACG harbors:
- a CDS encoding helix-turn-helix transcriptional regulator, which produces MKKTDWPIRWDLLLRYRLIETIALWEGRLTTNHICHSFGIGRQQASKDINTYLRELAPGNLVYDRHLKGYVPAAKFQPVVTRGQIGEYLDLLARQQSLSSTFESLNISLPESTVVQGPNRIISPDTMRAVVLATRHGRQLRASYVSLSRPEAVESILEPHTLVCTGTSWHLRAWCESNREFRDFALSRFHRPPEALRQRAKHGRQQDQDWNREVTMVVTPDQRLTEAQQQIIARDYGMEQGRLEIKTRAALAPYMLSRLGITLDNQHPDPLVQQLELANPDQLGFGSKRERALKAVAGLC
- a CDS encoding ExeM/NucH family extracellular endonuclease, with protein sequence MTTTARLILASSLLALLYTPLSRADACGQPATPIAEIQGTGDRSPLAGRTVTVEGVLTLDLRHPGGFQGFYLQQADHQVDADPRTSEAVFVYTRRPQGTAGERLRLTGTVKEYHGLTELVGIQALAVCGREALPEPLPITLPWQTPPEALENMRVRAQGPLTVIDNFRLAQYGELTLAGADQITATELHAPGPAALDLARRQREQRLLLDDGRRERDPRPVPWPPAGLTADTSLRAGDRVRDLTGVLDFRFDAWRMQPEASPTFESGNPRPPPPQRPDTPHVRVMAFNLGNYFNGDGRGQGFPTPRGADSLSQFQRQHQRLLAALQAPDPDILSLAEVENDGYGPDSAIAQLARALGPEWRVVATPGQDGDDQIRTAMLYRADRVRAEGPPQRLTTGPFRHRGRPPLSQVFRARSGDAGVRVLSVHLKSKSCRGATGAERAPGNGEGCYANQRRHSAQALVDWLARVPEPANLAGTLVTGDLNAYARETPIELFRAAGYASMTHQFQPCSAHHCPGTTYRYNGATGTLDYALASASLQPRVLAARPWKLNADEPRALGYQGRLAGDAALPWRSSDHDPVITDLRL